The region AAAACATCAGTCTCGTTGTGGTTTTTGTGTTGTCAGCATGTTCTGTAATTAAAATGTcaattgagttatttattattttaatgtgttcttCTGTTGTGCTATTTTCTGTaacaaaatcaacattttctTCAAATACACAATTCAACAGAAACGTAAGTTTTTCccaagagtttaaaatatttaaaccacctAAAATTCTTGCAACCTTAGGATGagtatttatcacaatattattacaataaacagtGCAAGAAAGACATTCACTAATACTGATACACTTAGATACTTTCAAGTTACCCTTGCTTTTTATAGACACATTGAAAAATTGTACACTATCCTTagattgatataaaaatacatcgttttttaataaatcacaactcttgtcatatttatttattatttccttaatactaataataatatctaaagctgccaatttttctttttttccctcttgacgtttcaaaatttcattttctcttGTTTCCGGGGTTTTTCTTAGCTGGGGCAAGTTTACTGACAAATACGAAGGCTGATTCTTAAAAATAGTTGGCACAGCATCCGGCGTAAGTTTTACTCGGTCTCTTTTTACTGTCAATACACTTCCGTCCGGCCTAGTTACTGAGTCTTCTCTTACAAGATAACGTTCATCAAAGTGTTTGATGCATACTACCGAGCTCTTACTTGGTACAAAGTCTTTTCTATGAATGGAACGAAGCCATTGTTGCCTAAACTTAACATCattagggaatttaaaaactgcaATCCTACTGTCATCTTTGTAATTGCTGTCACATCCAGGTACACAGCAGGAAGTAGGCATATTTAATATTCACAGTTGTGTATTAAAATCTAACGATACGATCAATTTagatattttgatacatttttacctTCATACTTACACACTGTCAACTTAATAAGCACTAGGTGTATGTGGTTTAACAAGCGAAATAATATAACAGTTGCGACACTACACATATCATCCAAACTAGGAATAAATAACCACAGTCACTTAATCACGTGCAAGCGCAGGGTGGAATGGTTGGTGTTGCCTTGAGCTACTCAGCCAGTGCGCCGTGCGGCTTGTTTCAGCTGATGCGGCCGGCCACTGCGATGACGTGGCGCGCTAAGTGGAGGGGGTGACTCCGGCCTGGTGTATAGTGCGGCCTTGCttctacaaataataaaagatctCTTCCGCAAACATTACTTCAAAATATGCAAGAACTAAACTTCTGAGAAGTTTGAAGCAAACGGCTTAAAACTCAATCCCTTGTTTCACTTAGATTTCATTAAAACCATTACAAGACTCTTAaggcaaacaaaatatattccatCTCATTTTAATTCTGTAAGTTATTCAAATGTTCTTGAATTGATTATTGATGATGCTTTTCTGTGGGTCCAATTATTGTATGTTATGTCAAAGTAAGTGTTAATATTACCTTTTTTCCAGCAGGTGAAAAGAAGCCTGCTGGTGAAAAGAAGCCAGCAGCTGAGAAGAAACCAGCGGAGAAGAAGCCAGCGTCTGCACCTGCAGCAGGAGCTTCTACATCTGGAGCAGCAAAGGCTGCTGCAGCTCCCAAACCCAAGGCTGCAGCCGCAGCACCTAAACCTGGCTCATCCAAGACACCTGCCCCGGCACCTAAGGCAGCCCAGGCTTCGGCCAAGGCAGCTGCCGCTGCCGCTTCAAAGGCAGCTAAACCTGCAGCTGCAGCAGGCAAACCTGCTGCAGCTGGGGGTAAAGCTGCCAAACCAGCGGCTGGTGCTAAGGCAGCCAAGCCTGCTGCAGCAGCAGCTGGTGCGAAGCCTGCTGCCAAAAAGGCCCCTGCTGGAAAAGCCGCGGCCAAGGCTGGAGCCAAACCGGCTGGCAAACCAGCAACCAAGGCTGGTGGAAAGGCTACTGGAAAACCGGCTGCCAAGAAAGCCACATCAAAACCAGCTGCCAAAAAAATTGAGAAACCAAAACGGGATGTCGCACCCAAATCTCAAAAAGGAGGCAAAGTGGTTAAGAAACCAGCAGCTCCCATCAAGAGAGCCTTAAAAGTAAAGACAAAGGTTAGTTAGTTCATgatttccataattttaattgttttgttaagtaGATTTTCTTAAATCTCAAGTTAAAGATTAACTCTGAATTTATGGCTTTAACTCTTAAAATTGCTAGTATATGCAAATTAAGAGTAGACAGccaggatgatgtatctaaatggatacatacTGCAAAGATGTGAACAACtttttatgcattaaatattgtttactttattcATACAGCTACTTAAATACATGAAGTTTCCTTACTTCTAAATCTAGTACTAACTATTAGtctttgatattaataaaacactgTGTTGAACAATtaaggaaacaatttaaaaatgtgaaaactaTAATCACATAAATGTAGCTTTGTAATAATGAACAATGCAAATCGTACTTTCATGTTTTCTATGATTAATTCGATTTTCTGTAAGATCAACaccatttaaaaactaattttattttcatattattaaaaaaaaaaaaaaaattaatgagttacttCAACAACTgctatgaaagaaaaaaaaaacaaaatattttttccttgttgtacagttttttttttaagttaaatgataaaattagttaaattgttttatatgcatCTGGTTAGTTAGTCAAACCAACTCACCATCTGTATGTACAAAACTGTCAGTAAACATTGAATTCcttcttagatttttttacattaaggAAATTGCATGATTGGATATAACATGTAGTAAGTTTGTTCTCTAAACTGGCTGTGATGGTACTTAAAGAGAGAATATGCTGTAACATAATGATAGCTGAAATTTGTGTTTAAAGAGATGCAACTACATGGAAAAAGCTTGACAGGTGAGCTTCTACTTATTCTCTCTTTGAGTGCCAGagccagtgtaggagactaaacttTACTGGTGAACACCTGGCTAAGAAGATATGTAGTGAcagaattaaaattgtactatgtctccatggaaataaaatgttttagttatattgAATGTGAAGGTAACATAAATATCAATTTGtcacttatattaattttgttatctatAGGTAATCAAAGGAGCTTTTGGAAAGAGAGTACGAAAGATCAGGACGTCAGTTCACTTCCGACGACCCAAGACGTTTGAACCCCCCAGGAATCCTAAGTACCCCAGGAAGTCTGTGCCTAGGAGAAACCGGTAAGACTTTGTATTTGTTAAAGTTTATGCAAGAATACATTTCTCTTTGGCTAACTGGTAGAttcatttttaacccttttaaggccaagcaaataaaaataaatgttattaaaaagccAAGGATCAATGCATGAAGGCAATGTTCAGAGCCAGCAGATATATAAGAAAACTGATGCTCTATGGCCAGCTTCAATTTGCTACTTTTACATGCATTTACAAAACACATTGTAACTCAGGCAAAACATGCTCTAACTTAGTAatgtttggtattatttttaaGCTGATATACTAAGCAATATttctagtataaaattatacttgaCCATGTAATTATATgatgtgtatattttgttaagtttagatttttttaaattttatatttatttattaagtttggactaaaataagtaggacacaaaattatgtttaggtatatttattactaaatttcgattttatactctattttgtgtaattggtaaaaattttaagggatttggacaataaataaggattttatgtcactttaaaaataattcgtcCGAAAACATTTTACAGGTTTGGCGACATAGTTGTGTACAGTTAATCACATTTATAcaactgataaaaaaaacaagaatacacACACCCATGCATATATAGAACATGTTAAAGCTGATATACTGagcaatatttatagtataattatacttgaccatataaatttataatgttaattttttttaaatttataattcttttatttaatttttttaagtttagactgaaataagtaagataaaaatcatgtttaggtaattttattactaaattttgattttatacaattttttgtataattaataaatatttgaagggATTTGCacaataaataaggattttatgtcactttataaataatttgtccGAACACATTTTAAGGTTTAGTGACATACTTatgtatagttaataaaatttgtacaacTGATTGAAAAACAAGAAAACACACCCATgcatatatagaatatattttaatgatacttACCGTAATAACTGGAAAAATCCATATATAGGCCTAGCctagttttctttttgtaaaattaaagattgTTTGTTGTTCATATTTACAAGACTTTGCAATTACAGAGTTACATATAAAAAGGGACAATTTTTAGTTTCATGTATCACATATCACATTAAGAGTAATCTATACAATACACCTAGCCTACATATGTACACTTTAGCTTAAACCTTTCTCAACTACACACACTTATGACTTTGAAAGCACTCTGCATGCACACCTTGTTTGCAGCGTAAACACATTGTCCGTGTCCTCCTTCTCACCCTTCAGCCATCTGCATTTCTTTTTTTGCAACAAACTGCACAATGTTTCTCCTGTCTTGTCAGGAATTTTATTGAGACCAAATCCTCCAACAGGACTGTCACCTCCACCAATTAGATTTGCAGGCATATCTTTTTGTGGAAAGCCAATCTTCAGACAGACTCTCAATTGCTGATATAGTAAAATTAAGTCTAGTCAATTGGTTTACCGGTGcaattattgttatacaatatataGGCATTCAGTACCATACGGGAAATGATGTTGAAAGTGACTTTTTTCCAGTATTTACATGTACGCCGCTAGTCTAAGTATGAGTATAGCATTTGATCAGCTGTATCAATACCACCCATGTTTTGGTTGTACTGGTCTTTTAATCTTtggttttttctttataattactttatttctcttaattttaCTCCTTTGGACATTGCTAGCCTCTGAGTTAGTGGATATGAGTACTACCTGCGATTTTTGAGTTGCCTTCTCTCTGTAGGCTAGTCCTAACAATTCAGCACTTCTCATATACTTTT is a window of Homalodisca vitripennis isolate AUS2020 unplaced genomic scaffold, UT_GWSS_2.1 ScUCBcl_1952;HRSCAF=6223, whole genome shotgun sequence DNA encoding:
- the LOC124371762 gene encoding transcriptional regulatory protein AlgP-like; protein product: MGPKPKPTDKPAGEKKPAGEKKPAAEKKPAEKKPASAPAAGASTSGAAKAAAAPKPKAAAAAPKPGSSKTPAPAPKAAQASAKAAAAAASKAAKPAAAAGKPAAAGGKAAKPAAGAKAAKPAAAAAGAKPAAKKAPAGKAAAKAGAKPAGKPATKAGGKATGKPAAKKATSKPAAKKIEKPKRDVAPKSQKGGKVVKKPAAPIKRALKVKTKVIKGAFGKRVRKIRTSVHFRRPKTFEPPRNPKYPRKSVPRRNR